The Vallitalea okinawensis genome contains the following window.
CCAAAAAACAATAAAATACTTAATATAATAACACTTATTTTCCTTTTATTATTATTCATTATTTTTGCTAAAAATCTTTTATATCTTTGTGCTAATGACTTACTTTCTTCTTTCTTATTGTATGTAAACTTAAGCTTCTTAACTAACATTAGTCCACTGACCAACAGGGCAAAAGGAATAGACCATAGCCCAAAATCTCTGAAGGCTATTAAGGTCAATAGTGCCACAAAAATACTTGAACCATATATAGCCATCCATTTGAACTGTTTGGAAACATTCTCCTTATGACCACCTTTATATTTGGATAGGAATCTTGAACTAAGGGCTGGTGTTATTACAATAGAAACCAGGAAAGAGGCAATTATACTGATGACAATCGTCATCGGCAATGATCTAATCATTTCTCCAACAGTACCATTCATAAGCAATAATGGCAGAAAAGCCACAATAGTCGTCATTGATGCAGCCAATATTGCTGGAGCTACTTGATTAGTACCATGACTACTGGCACTTAACCGATCAGTACCTAGATCTCGTAATCTATCAATATTTTCAAGAATAACAATAGCGTTATCCACAAGCAAACCTAACGCAATTATAAAACCTGTTAATGTAAGTGTATTAAATGTCATATTGTTTAAGTCCAGAAGAATGACTGCTATGAATAAGGATAGTGGAATTACCGATGCTACGATCAACGCCTCATTTAAACCAATAAATAAAAATAAGACGACAATAACCACTAAAAACCCTGAAATAGCACTATCAAGTACTGTATTCAATTCATTAGAGACACTCAAACTTTCATCTTGAGTGATAATGACGTTAATATTTTCTGGCAAGAATTTATCACGTTCATTTACCACTAAATTAGTAATATCCTGGGCTGGCTTGACCATATCATAATTATCATCTCTAAACACTTGTAAATAAATAGCCGCTTCTGAATCTTTAACCTCATCTTCGTTATTGATGTAATAATATGAATACTCCGATGGTATCTTAAAACCATCACTAATTACTGCAACATCCTTTAGTAATATGTAACTGTTTTCATCTGCACGTACAACAATATTAGCTATGTCATCAAGGGACGAAACTGATTCATCGATTCGAAGATTGTAGTTTTCACCTTCAAGATCCATATTACTTAAAGGAAGGGATACATTACTACTATTAATACTGTTGGTTATAGCGCTAATAGTTAAATCATATCGAGCTAGCTCCGATTGCTTCACAAGAATTTGAATTTCTCTTGTATAGCCACCACTCAATTCTACATTATTAACACCTGTGACACTTTCAATTTGCTCTTGAATCACTTCACCATAATACTTTAACTCTGTCATACTTACATCGCCTGTTACAGTCAAACGCATGATTGGCATCTCAGAGCTCTTAAGTTCTAAAATCTTTGGAGGCATAGCTCCTTCTGGCAACGATACATCTGATACCTTATCCCTAACATCAGTCATAGCATCATCCATATCTGTGCCTTCATTAAAACTTAACATAATTGTGGAATTACCTGTTCTAGATGTAGATGATATAGTATCCAGATCATCTACATTTTCAAGCACGTTTTCTAAAGGATCTGTCACCAATGACTCAATATCCTTTGCTGAAACACCTTGATAACTAACGCTAATGTTAATCCTATTAGCACTTATTTCTGGCATTGATTCCCTCGGCATTCCTTGATATATCAAGTACCCCATAACAACTAATCCAATAATAATCAAATAGACTACTCTAAACCGCTTAATAAAAATGTCTGAAATTCTACCCAAAAAGTTCTTATCTTGGTTCAGTTCTGAAAGTTCATTATTCTTCACCCGATACTCTCCTTTACATTATCTCACTTTTATTGTATAAATCGATACGTCCATTCTATCCAAGAACTTCTAAAGCTAAATAAACTATTTCTAAAGTTTTTCTAAAATTTTCTAAAGTTTTTCTAAAATTTATTCAGATATACTTTTCTCCTAAAACTATATTTACGTAAATAAAAAACTCCCCTTTTGGGGAGTTAACCATATTGCATGTCTTCATATCAATATATTGCGACCATCTGGGATGCTGGGTATAGGTTTAAAGTATAAGTTAATCCCCCTTTATTTTAAAGGGGGATTATATGTTTTAATCTTTTTCATTTAATGCATTATATGCACCACTGAACATTGCAAATAACAGACCAGTAATGGGGAATACAATCCAATTGATATGCCATTGATGATAGACCATACCACTTATTAAAAAGATAGCAACTGCGAGAGGCCATATAACTGCAGCAACTGCATTAATCACTTTGTTATTCTCTTTGTTTACCCTTGCATATTCATCAATCTTCAATAATTTTTTGTAGCCTGTGTAAATAGATCCAAAGTAAATGAAGATGTAAACAGCTATTGAAACGATTAATAATAAAATAACTACTCCTAAAAGTATTGAATAATTATTAAAGGCTACAGCCATAAAGAGTGCAATTGGTGATAAAATACATAACACAACACCTAATATTGTGGATAAAGTATACGTTGGGTGAAAAGCTTCCATCTTATTTTCAATAGACTTTTTTAGATAAGTTGGTAATTCGAAGTCATCCTCAATATACTTAAATCTTTCCATAGTCGTACCAGAATAAATCATTAATCCAACACCTAATGCAACAAGTACTAATAATGGAACTAGACCTATTATAGCACCAGCATCTCCAGTTAACCCTGTTAATAATCCATCTTCACTTAATTGGATCATTAAGATTAATACCGCTGCTCCAATGATACATAAAAATACGCCTATTCCAATGACTTTACTCATCTTTTTATTTGCTTCAAGATACTTATTAACTTGATCATCAGTGAGCATTGGAAGCTGCTCCTTTTTCTCTTCTAGTTTAATACCAAACTCCTTAACTAGCTCATCGATATTACCGAATTCAGAAATAACGATACCAATGGCTTCATTTTCTGTTTTACCATTTCTTTTTAGCTCATTATATTTATCTTCCATATTAGCTAATAAATCTTCTTTCAAACTGTTCATTTGCTTTGTTTTTGGTAAAGTTGCAAACATATTTTCTAAATAATTAATGATTGTTTCCATTGATCAATTCCTCCCTCACAAATCGATTGATGACTTCCTTCGTCAACTCCCATTCAGTGCATTTTTCTCTATAATAGTCTATGCCTGCTTGGGTTATTCTATAATACTTACGTCGTTTCCCATGGGTTTCTTCCTTAAAAAATGATTCAATATAGCCATTTTTCATCAGACGATTAAAGGCTGAATATAGTGTTGTTTCTTTGATGATATACTTTTCGTCTGAAAGTTCTTTGATGTTCTTTGATATCTCATATCCGTAAGAAGCTTCGTTTAATAATAAATACAGAATAATCGTATCATTATATCCTCGTATGACATCGCTGCTTATCAATTAATTACTCCTTCCTATCATTATTTGCATTATATAAACTAATCATTTTAGTTACATTACTTCACTTATCGTACTACGTTTGTCGTACTTCATCTGTCGTAGTAACTAAAGTATACCATAATTACTACGACAGGTAAAGTATTTTTTTTATTTTTTTAAGTATTATTAAACCACCGTGCATATAATTCTCTACACGGTGGTTCTTTGTAATCAAAAGTATTTTATTCTCATCTGTGGGTTTTAGTGTTCCATTTCCATAAGATATTTCGTAAGTTAAATTAATATCACTTTAAAATGATCACTATAAATTAGTTTCTCACTTTATTTAATTGCAAATATAGATTTATTTCCAACTATATTTAACAAATACACACCTCTTAATACTTATGATTCTTTTAATAAGCCTTACCCCAAATAACCATGTTCTCTGCCTCTTTACCGCAGCATACACATTTATCACTGAGGCGTTCTTGAACAAATGGCATACATCGTGAAGTAGCTCCTGTTTTCTCTTTGATCATGTCTTCACAGGCTTGATCGCCGCACCACATCGCTTTGATGAATCCTGGTGTTTCGTTGATCGTCTTTTCGAATTCTTCCATGCTAGTAGCCATATAGGTGTGTTCATCTCTATGAACACGGGCTTTGTCAAGAAGTTCATGTTGTAATTGATCAAGAAGCTCAGCTACTTTAGTTTCTAATTCATCAAGAGAAACAAATATCTTCTCACGGTTATCTCTTCTCACAAGAACAGCTTGATTCTTTTCAATGTCTTTTGGACCGATTTCTAATCTTACAGGAATACCTTTCATTTCACATTCAGAGAACTTCCATCCTGGACTCTTATCACTATCATCTATGTCAACACGAGCAATTTTACTTAAACGTTCTTTAAGGGCATTTGCTTTGTCAAGAACACCTTCTTTATGTTGAGCTATAGGTATTATTCTTAATTGTGTTGGGGCTATAGCAGGTGGTAATACTAATCCACTATCATCACCATGTACCATTATAATAGCGCCAATAAGGCGTGTTGTAACACCCCATGATGTTTGATGTACATGACTTAACTTATTATCTTTATCTGTGTATTGAATACCGAAGGCTTTAGCAAATCCGTCACCAAAATTATGGGATGTTCCAGATTGTAATGCTTTACCATCATGCATCAAACTTTCAATGGTATAAGTTCTTTCTGCACCTGCAAATTTCTCTTTGTCTGTCTTTTGACCTTTAATCATTGGAATAGCTAGGATGTTTTCACAGAATTCAGCATACAGGTTAAGAATATTTATTGTTTCTTCCTGTGCTTCTTCTGCAGTAGCATGAGCTGTATGTCCTTCTTGCCATAGGAATTCTAATGTTCTAAGAAATGGACGTGTTGTCTTCTCCCATCGTACAACAGAACACCATTGGTTATAAAGCTTAGGTAAATCTCTATATGATTCAATTTCGTTGGCATAATGCTCACAGAATAATGTTTCAGATGTTGGACGTACACATAATCTTTCTGTTAACTTCTCAGATCCACCGTGAGTTACCCATGCCACCTCTGGTGCAAAACCTTCCACGTGGTCTTTCTCCTTTTGTAATAACCCTTCTGGAATGAACATAGGCATATAGACATTTTGGTGTCCTGTAGCTTTTAGACGTTGGTCTAGTTGTTGTTGAAGGAGTTCCCAAATTGCATAACCATAGGGCTTTAGTACCATACACCCTCTTACACTTGAATAATCAACTAATTCTGCTTTCTTAACGACATCTGTATACCATTTTGCAAAATCTTCATCCATTGAAGTGATTGCTTCTACTAACTTCTTGTTTTTTCCCATAATTTTTTTAGCTCCTCTCATTAATATTACTAGGTTTAAATGATCTCACTAGGTTAAAAAAGGTATCAAAAAAACCTCCATCCCCACAAAGGGACCGAGGTATCCGGCGTTACCACCCTAATTGATACGTATTTTTCCATACATATCCTCTTAAGCACCTTTTAACGCAAGGTTAAACGCTGTATTCATCACACAGAACTCTGAGATGGGTTCAATAAACTCTTTATAGAAACCTTACAGCCTTGGGTCTCTTCTCTGTGATAAAAAGTCTTATTTACTACTTCTCTTCAACGTTTCTATTCGTATTTAAAATTATCTTACAATAAGGCATACTAATTGTCAAGATATAGTTGATACTTTCTACTTGACAAAATAATGCAGTATATATAATAGGCTTCCTGTCAAAATAATCGTTGCTCCAGATGGAATTTCAATATAGTAGGATATGTATAATCCTGCTACACAAATAATAATACTAATTAATATAGATAAGAACATTAAATTCCTTAAGTTACGACTATACATCTTTGCGATAGAAGTAGGTATGGTTAATAATGCAATGATCAGCACAATTCCAACAACCTTTACCACTATAATAATTGCAATGGAAATCAATACATACAGGATATACTCAAATGTCTTAACATTAAAGCCCTTCACCTTCAAATATTCCTCATCAAATAAATAGGCTTGCCAATATACAAATAAAGAGGCAATAACGAAGATAATAATAACTGTTAAAAAGGCTGTTATATAGATATCACTGGTGGAGACTGCTAAGATATCTCCAAATAAATAGGAAGTCATATCCGGTGGATATCCCGGTGTCAGAGCTATAAATAAAATACCAAGTGCCATTCCCACGGACCAAAACATGGCAATAAGTGTATCAGCTTTTGTACCGATGACATCTTTTATCTTAACAACACCTAACGCTGATAGGATAGCAAACAGAAGACCACCCATTATAGGCTCTATACCTAATAGAAATCCTAAACCAATTCCCCCGAAAGATGCATGTGCTATACCACCACTCATCATCACTAGTTTTTTCTCAACGATAATCGTTCCGATTATACCACATATGATGCTGGTTAAGATGGCAGCAACAAATGCATTTTGTATAAAAGTATATTGAAACATCATCATTCCCCATTCATCTTAGAAAATTAAATCGTAATTTCCTATTTAATTCTTCTTATACATGTGTCTTTAACTTCATAGATTTTATCTGGATAAGTACGTACTCTTTTTTGATCATGGCTGACGATGAGAACGGTTATATCTTTTGCTATGTTTTTTAATAGAGCAAATATCTCATCTGTTGTTGAATCATCAATACTGGCTGTTGGTTCATCAAGTATCAGTAAATTTGGTTTAGTTACCAATGCTCTTCCGATCAATACTTTTTGCAACTGTCCACCTGATAAAGTATTCAGAGTTCTTTTTCTTAGTTCATAAATATGCAAGTCTTTCATGATACCCTTACAATATTTCTTGTCTTTGTGGGTATATGTATAGAAAAGCTTTAATTCTTTCCTAAGACATCCACTTAATATGACTTGCTCAACACTAATAGGAAAGTCCTTATCAAATTTTGTTAATTGAGGTACATACCCTACATTTAAATTGCCATTAGTGAAAACACTTCCATTAGTAGGTTTTGTTAATCCAGTAATCACCTTGATTAAAGTGGTTTTACCTGAACCATTATCCCCTGTAATAGCTATCATTTCTTTCTCATCTATGGTTAAATCCACATTATCTAGAACACAGTTTTCACCATAAGCTACGCTTACATCATTGACTTGAAGGATCACTTCTTTCAACTCCTATTTTCTTTCCTTTATTATACACCTTTTTTCTTTTAGTTACTATTCTTGGCTATGGTATCAGTAATATTCTTCATATTATTGATATAATCTTCTGATAGGATATCAATTTGCATGACGCTACCACCAATCTCTTTGGCAATGATTTCTGCTTGCTTACTACTAAACTCAGCCTGATAGAAAATCACTTTGATACCTTCTTGCTTAGCATAATCAATAATAGATTCCATTTCTTTAGCCGTTGCTTCTTTTCCTGATACTTCTATTGCAGTCATATTAAGACCATAATCATCTGCAAAATACCCTAGAGAAGGATGATACATGATAAAAGAGGCTCCTGATTTTACATTATTTTGAATATACGTATCTAGCTCTTGCAATTCTTTGATGTAATTATCTGCATTTTCCTTATAAACATCTGCACGACTTGGATCAATTTCACTTAATGAATCTGCTATGCTTTGAACCATTACTTGTACTCGTGCTGGAGATAACCAGATATGTGGATCGCTTCCTGTATGATCATGATCATTTTGGATATCTTCTCCATCAACGTGTTCATCATTGTCATCATGCTCATCTACATCATCGTTATGATCTTCATTCTCATCATGGGTATCTAACTCTTCATCATGTTCATCATGTTCATCATGTTCATCTTCAAAATTTCTAACTGGATAAATTTCTTCTACTTCTTCAAATAAATCTACAATCTTAATATCTTTGTTAAAATCTTTTATTTTAGGTTGGATAAAAGCAACTTCTGCTGGTACTTCAATTGTATAGTAAATAGCTGCTTCACTTAAGCCCTGCATCTGTTTTGCTGTCGGCTGATAATTTGCTGGACTACTTCCAGGAGGAATCATTGTTACTACATCCACATGACCTTCTGATATGGCTTCAACGAATGCTTTTTGTGGAGGTATGGATACTGCCACAGTCATCTGATCATTATATAGTTTTGTTTCTTGACCTTCAGTTGTACAACCTGCTAGCAAAAATATCATTATTAATAAGTTAATACTTATCTTCTTAATACGCATGGTTTCACCTCATTACTTTATGAAATTATCACTTTATTACCTATTGTTACCAAAATGATAGAACATTTAATCAGTAAGTTAATATAAGTTTTGCAACTGAGTTGCATTTTCATGTAATATTATATCAGAATCCTACATAGAGTTCAAGCAAAATTAGGCTGAATTAAAGGGAAATAATATAGAGGTATGTTGGATTTTCAGGTCATATTATGGTATAATTTATATATAAATAAGTAGACAAATTTAAAATTATATGGAGCATGCTAATGGAGTTAGAAAATATATTAAATGAAATGAACCATAAAGGATATAAAACCACTGAGAAAAGAAGAAATATTCTTCAGGTTTTAATTAATCATCAATCTAGTTTTTTAAGTGCAGATACTATTCTATGCCAAGCAAAGAAAATAAACACACATATCAATATGTCCACAGTTTATAGAAATCTTTTATTATTGGAAGAACTCCATTTGGTTCATAAGATTTTATCTGAAGATGGTATTGCTAACTATAAATTGGTACAGGTTCATACTCACCACCATCATATCATTTGTCGGTCTTGCGGCAAGACAGATATTATTGATTATTGTCCAATAAAAGAACTCAATACCTTAGTTGAGGAGAAGCATTTTAAACTGACTGAGCACAAATTAGAACTATATGGTTATTGTGAAAATTGTATAAAGAACAAAAATAATTGAGTAAAACACCATCCAATTAATTTCTATTTTTTACAGTTTACTTAAGATAGTGATATTTTTTTCTTAATTTAGCCAATATACTGCATTTTATGTATTGACACTAAATCGAATTCCATATAATATTATTATAGATAAACAATTTCCGCCTTTAGGAGGGGTTTTATGAATTCAGTTATTTCCTTCCCCGTTAACGCTTTGAAAGCTAATGAACATTTTTTAGCTCAAGATATTTACAACACATCTGGCGTTATGATCGCTCGAAAAGATTCCATGATTACCAAAAAAATCATTGTGAAACTCAATTTACATAACGTTGAAACTGTAATGGTTAAAAAGTTTAGTACTTCTGATATTCCTACAGTTGACCCAGTGGATTTTGAGATAGAATTTGATCCAAAGAACCAGTACGAAAATATTAGAGAGTTCGAAGAAAACTATAACGAAGTTGCTGATCAAATCAAGAATAACTTCAAAGAGATTGAAGAGGGAAAAGAAATTCAACCAGGAGAAATAAAGAAAATTGGAGAAGACATCATAAATCATTTATCACATTCATCCAATATTTTTAGTTATTTATCCTTTATGAAGTCTCAGGATTCAATTACTTTTAACCACTGTTTGAATGTAAGTATAATCAGTCAAATCTTTGGTAAGTTCTTGGATATGGACGATGAAGAGATCGAGTTACTAGCAACATGTGCACTTTTACATGATATTGGTAAGACAAAAATAGAGCCTGAACTTATCTATAAACCAGGACCTTTATCTAATGATGAAGTCAATACGTTGCAAAATCACGTGTTACATAGTTATAAAATGATTGAGAATCATGACTTACCTCAATCTGTTAAATTAGGTGTTTTAATGCATCATGAGCGTGTAGACGGAAGCGGTTACATTATGCATTACAAGGGAGATCAAATACATAAGTTTGCTAAGATTATATCCATCATAGATATTTATGAAGCAATGACTCAGGAGAGACCTTATCGCAAAAAAATAGTTCCTTTAGATGCTCTTCAGTACATTAAGTCTATTTCCGTATCTAAACTTGATTATTCTTTAGCCAATAAATTTATTACCATGACAGCTAATAGTTATAAGGATACAAAAGTTAAGTTAAATACTGGTCATATCGGTGAGATTGTTTTCATTAATCCTAAGGCTGTTAATAAGCCTCTTGTTAAGGTAGATGGAACTATCATTGATTTAACACAAGAAGTTGACGTAAAGATAACTGAAGCTTATTAAAATTAATAATAAAGCATATGACAATGACCTTTTGAAGTTCATTATCATATGCTTTTTTTGTTGGTCATACAGCAATATTGGTTAAATAAAGAACAATTCTTGCTAAATACAAGACTTTCATGATTGTTCTATAATGAGGATATAATAGACTTTGATGAAAGGATGTTAGACATGAATTTAATGGATCTAACTAAAATTAGGAATAGAAAAACGCTACGTTCATCTTCTTACGACCAAGAGGGAAGAAACAAAGATGCTTGGGTACTTAAACCTCATGAAACTGTGGTCTTAGCTGATATAAAAGGCCCCGGAATCATCAAGCATATTTGGATGACACAAGGTCGTGATTATCGTAACTGTCTAATCAAAATTACTTGGGACAATGCTGATCATCCAAGTGTTCTCTGTCCGCTAGGTGATTTTTTTGGATTAGGACATGGTATTGTTAACTCTTATCAGTCTTTACTCTTTACTGCATCAGCCAACCCGGATTGTGAAAATAAATTCGAAAAGGGATGTGCACTTAATTGCTATGTTCCCATGCCTTTCAAAGAACGTGCAGTTATTGAGCTCATTAACGAAAGTGATAAGAGCCATTATCAATATTTTTATATCGATTATGAAATTGTATCAGAAGAAGTAGTGAAAGATTCTGGTTATTTTCATGCAGAGTTTCGTCGTAACTGTCCATTTCCAGGATGGGGTCATGACCTATTGCTCAATTCAAAAAGTGCTAATATCCCCAATAAAGAGAGAGATGCATGGGATAACAACTATGTTATTCTTGAGACAGAGGGTAAAGGTCATTACATTGGTTGTAATATAAGTGTAACTCTTCTCAAAAGCCACTCTTGGTGGGGTGAAGGCGATGATATGATTTGGGTAGATGGATATAAATGGCCACCTGATCTGCATGGTACTGGTGCAGAAGATTATTTAAATCAGGCTTGGGGCATGCAACCAAACGCATTTATGCGTAATGGCTCTAGTATCTTTGTAGCAGATACTAAGCACTATCAAACCAGTTATGTCCATCATCTTGAAAACCCTGTTTACTTCCAAAAAGAGATCAAAGTGACCATTGAAAATGGACATGCCAATCGTTTAGCCAATGAGATCTCAAGTGTAGCTTATTGGTACGCAGAAAAGCCTAGTAAAGCTATAGATGTACCTAATGCTAAACAAAGAGAAGCTATCCCTGAGCTTGGTGGCAGTCTTGTTATTAAGGATAGTCAAGTGTATACCCCTCATCAACTTCGTGTAACAGAAGATATGAGAAATTCATTGAAGCTATGGCCTGAAGAAATAAAAGAATATCAAAAAGGATATGAAAACAATTTATTATAAACAAAAAGACCTAGCTTCGATTCAAAATCGAAATTAGGTCTTTATACTTTTCTTAATCTTAACCGATCATTTTAGCAATATCTTCATCAACACTTGTGATTCCGCCAATACCAAAGTTCTCAACTAATACGTTTGCAACGTTTGGTGATAAGAACGCTGGTAATGTTGGTCCTAAGTGAATATTTTTAACACCTAAGTGAAGTAAAGCTAATAATACGATAACAGCTTTTTGCTCATACCAAGCAATATTATAAGCGATTGGTAAATCATTAATATCTTCTAATTCAAACACTTCTTTAAGTTTTAAGGCGATTACTGCTAATGAGTAGGAGTCGTTACATTGACCTGCATCAAGTACACGAGGAATACCTCCGATATCACCTAAATCTAATTTATTATATCTATATTTTGCACAACCAGCAGTTAATATGATTGTATCCTTTGGTAACTTATCTGCAAATTCTGCATAGTAGTCTCTTGATTTCATACGACCGTCACAACCAGCCATAACAACGAATTTTCTAACTGCACCTGTTTTAACAGCTTCAACTACTTTATCAGCTAATGCAAATAC
Protein-coding sequences here:
- the proS gene encoding proline--tRNA ligase; protein product: MGKNKKLVEAITSMDEDFAKWYTDVVKKAELVDYSSVRGCMVLKPYGYAIWELLQQQLDQRLKATGHQNVYMPMFIPEGLLQKEKDHVEGFAPEVAWVTHGGSEKLTERLCVRPTSETLFCEHYANEIESYRDLPKLYNQWCSVVRWEKTTRPFLRTLEFLWQEGHTAHATAEEAQEETINILNLYAEFCENILAIPMIKGQKTDKEKFAGAERTYTIESLMHDGKALQSGTSHNFGDGFAKAFGIQYTDKDNKLSHVHQTSWGVTTRLIGAIIMVHGDDSGLVLPPAIAPTQLRIIPIAQHKEGVLDKANALKERLSKIARVDIDDSDKSPGWKFSECEMKGIPVRLEIGPKDIEKNQAVLVRRDNREKIFVSLDELETKVAELLDQLQHELLDKARVHRDEHTYMATSMEEFEKTINETPGFIKAMWCGDQACEDMIKEKTGATSRCMPFVQERLSDKCVCCGKEAENMVIWGKAY
- a CDS encoding efflux RND transporter permease subunit, translated to MKNNELSELNQDKNFLGRISDIFIKRFRVVYLIIIGLVVMGYLIYQGMPRESMPEISANRINISVSYQGVSAKDIESLVTDPLENVLENVDDLDTISSTSRTGNSTIMLSFNEGTDMDDAMTDVRDKVSDVSLPEGAMPPKILELKSSEMPIMRLTVTGDVSMTELKYYGEVIQEQIESVTGVNNVELSGGYTREIQILVKQSELARYDLTISAITNSINSSNVSLPLSNMDLEGENYNLRIDESVSSLDDIANIVVRADENSYILLKDVAVISDGFKIPSEYSYYYINNEDEVKDSEAAIYLQVFRDDNYDMVKPAQDITNLVVNERDKFLPENINVIITQDESLSVSNELNTVLDSAISGFLVVIVVLFLFIGLNEALIVASVIPLSLFIAVILLDLNNMTFNTLTLTGFIIALGLLVDNAIVILENIDRLRDLGTDRLSASSHGTNQVAPAILAASMTTIVAFLPLLLMNGTVGEMIRSLPMTIVISIIASFLVSIVITPALSSRFLSKYKGGHKENVSKQFKWMAIYGSSIFVALLTLIAFRDFGLWSIPFALLVSGLMLVKKLKFTYNKKEESKSLAQRYKRFLAKIMNNNKRKISVIILSILLFFGSLSVLLTSRVSIELFPMEDPDVITISVTTPEGSLLDDTREVVYKIEEKLFKYDDIKSFNSSMGAGEGGSMRDSALSSSNEAEIEIDLKEDRGMSGIELMSLIREDVSTVAGGDIIVDANLSAGMASEDISVSFKGDDPDEIEQVGYAFYEQLLSTDGVVNPNFSSTSGAKELIISIDEIKAASYGFNAATLSQEIRNRIDGIKTINYTENDKEVDVTVYVDKDQITSVKDFEKLYFTSQKGEIFYFYDVAAIEVADAIRTISHQDGQNVVTISADVDPAYDLNSVVNDFNDKTEHITLPSGVEEVTGGGFGDMTDTMNSMMLGLAAAIMLVYIILSIQFNSLHQPLTILFSVPLAITGVMFGLLITGNNLGFYAMMGIVALVGIAVNDAIVLIDYMNYLRGQGIEKNEAILEGVKTRFTPVFATSITTIGGVLPLAVFNATYGQLGIALIFGLVASTFLTLLVIPVVYSAMDTMVTWIKSKLGIFIEHDDNEDSEDLI
- a CDS encoding Fur family transcriptional regulator; the encoded protein is MELENILNEMNHKGYKTTEKRRNILQVLINHQSSFLSADTILCQAKKINTHINMSTVYRNLLLLEELHLVHKILSEDGIANYKLVQVHTHHHHIICRSCGKTDIIDYCPIKELNTLVEEKHFKLTEHKLELYGYCENCIKNKNN
- a CDS encoding metal ABC transporter solute-binding protein, Zn/Mn family; this encodes MRIKKISINLLIMIFLLAGCTTEGQETKLYNDQMTVAVSIPPQKAFVEAISEGHVDVVTMIPPGSSPANYQPTAKQMQGLSEAAIYYTIEVPAEVAFIQPKIKDFNKDIKIVDLFEEVEEIYPVRNFEDEHDEHDEHDEELDTHDENEDHNDDVDEHDDNDEHVDGEDIQNDHDHTGSDPHIWLSPARVQVMVQSIADSLSEIDPSRADVYKENADNYIKELQELDTYIQNNVKSGASFIMYHPSLGYFADDYGLNMTAIEVSGKEATAKEMESIIDYAKQEGIKVIFYQAEFSSKQAEIIAKEIGGSVMQIDILSEDYINNMKNITDTIAKNSN
- a CDS encoding permease prefix domain 1-containing protein; its protein translation is METIINYLENMFATLPKTKQMNSLKEDLLANMEDKYNELKRNGKTENEAIGIVISEFGNIDELVKEFGIKLEEKKEQLPMLTDDQVNKYLEANKKMSKVIGIGVFLCIIGAAVLILMIQLSEDGLLTGLTGDAGAIIGLVPLLVLVALGVGLMIYSGTTMERFKYIEDDFELPTYLKKSIENKMEAFHPTYTLSTILGVVLCILSPIALFMAVAFNNYSILLGVVILLLIVSIAVYIFIYFGSIYTGYKKLLKIDEYARVNKENNKVINAVAAVIWPLAVAIFLISGMVYHQWHINWIVFPITGLLFAMFSGAYNALNEKD
- a CDS encoding metal ABC transporter ATP-binding protein, with translation MILQVNDVSVAYGENCVLDNVDLTIDEKEMIAITGDNGSGKTTLIKVITGLTKPTNGSVFTNGNLNVGYVPQLTKFDKDFPISVEQVILSGCLRKELKLFYTYTHKDKKYCKGIMKDLHIYELRKRTLNTLSGGQLQKVLIGRALVTKPNLLILDEPTASIDDSTTDEIFALLKNIAKDITVLIVSHDQKRVRTYPDKIYEVKDTCIRRIK
- a CDS encoding metal ABC transporter permease, whose product is MFQYTFIQNAFVAAILTSIICGIIGTIIVEKKLVMMSGGIAHASFGGIGLGFLLGIEPIMGGLLFAILSALGVVKIKDVIGTKADTLIAMFWSVGMALGILFIALTPGYPPDMTSYLFGDILAVSTSDIYITAFLTVIIIFVIASLFVYWQAYLFDEEYLKVKGFNVKTFEYILYVLISIAIIIVVKVVGIVLIIALLTIPTSIAKMYSRNLRNLMFLSILISIIICVAGLYISYYIEIPSGATIILTGSLLYILHYFVK
- a CDS encoding HD-GYP domain-containing protein: MNSVISFPVNALKANEHFLAQDIYNTSGVMIARKDSMITKKIIVKLNLHNVETVMVKKFSTSDIPTVDPVDFEIEFDPKNQYENIREFEENYNEVADQIKNNFKEIEEGKEIQPGEIKKIGEDIINHLSHSSNIFSYLSFMKSQDSITFNHCLNVSIISQIFGKFLDMDDEEIELLATCALLHDIGKTKIEPELIYKPGPLSNDEVNTLQNHVLHSYKMIENHDLPQSVKLGVLMHHERVDGSGYIMHYKGDQIHKFAKIISIIDIYEAMTQERPYRKKIVPLDALQYIKSISVSKLDYSLANKFITMTANSYKDTKVKLNTGHIGEIVFINPKAVNKPLVKVDGTIIDLTQEVDVKITEAY
- a CDS encoding PadR family transcriptional regulator; the protein is MISSDVIRGYNDTIILYLLLNEASYGYEISKNIKELSDEKYIIKETTLYSAFNRLMKNGYIESFFKEETHGKRRKYYRITQAGIDYYREKCTEWELTKEVINRFVREELINGNNH